Within Sphingobium sp. KCTC 72723, the genomic segment TCATCATCCATCCTCCCTGCCGACTCATGCAGCCTGTCTACCGATGGTATAGACAAAAATCGCTCAAGCAATGCTGGGCCGCTCAACAGAAATGCTTGGGCGCAGTTGGGAGGGTGCCGCGACAGAAAGCGTCCGTTAACCCGGCATAGGCTATGCGTTTATTTCCGGCCCGCCAGAACGGCGCGGAACAATGAACGCCTTGTCGGATTGAATAAGCATAAGGAGAGGATCATGACACAAGACCGCACTGCGCCCGCCCTCAAAGGCCTGGTCATCGGCGTGCCGATTTCACTGGCGATCTGGGCCATGATCGGCGCAACCATGATGGCGATCGCCTGAACCTGTATCGCCCTTAACAGGATATGCGCGGGTAGGGGTGGCCAAGGGCCAAAGCGTGATGTCTGTCAGATGTTTAGTGGCGGAGAGGCAGGGATTCGAACCCTGGGTACCCTCTCGGGCACGCCGCATTTCGAGTGCGGTGCATTCGACCACTCTGCCACCTCTCCGCAGAAGGTTCGCAGCGCCAAAGGCGTGATGCGTTCCCGGTCGAGGGGCGGCCATTAGCGAATGAAATCGTCCTTGCCAAGCACCATCCGGGGTATTTTTCTTGTGTCCGCGCCCAACCATCCTAAATTGGCGCCATGAGAGACACGATTCCGAATTTCGGCACGCCCATCACTGCCCCGCCGATCGTCCATGCCCGTTTCAGCATCGGCGACGTGGTGCAGCACCGCATGTTCGGTTTTCGCGGCGTCATTTTCGACATCGACCCCGTCTTTGCCAATAGTGACGAATGGTATGACGCGATCCCCGAACATGCCCGGCCCGACAAGCAGCAGCCCTTTTATCATCTGCTCGCCGAAAATGGCGAATCCAGCTATGTCGCCTATGTCAGCCAGCAAAATCTGATCGCCGACGACAGCGACGAGCCGGTCGATCATCCCGCGATCACGGGCATGTTCGGCGCCTATGCGGATGGCAAATACCGGCTGCGGCCGATGCACCGCCA encodes:
- the hspQ gene encoding heat shock protein HspQ yields the protein MRDTIPNFGTPITAPPIVHARFSIGDVVQHRMFGFRGVIFDIDPVFANSDEWYDAIPEHARPDKQQPFYHLLAENGESSYVAYVSQQNLIADDSDEPVDHPAITGMFGAYADGKYRLRPMHRH